Proteins from a genomic interval of Phycisphaerae bacterium:
- a CDS encoding CRTAC1 family protein: protein MKLQISGRSRGVRRGLMFALLGVLTATACQGTSQCGGAPMGMNPSAFLGPKAFIDKSPALGEALRSKGWGGLAAFDYDNDGDIDLLITNGQGFANRLLKNDGQANFTDVTDEAGVALSTDNCVACGVGDLNNDGWLDLLVTRQRYQMPPETAAGALLLLNNGANAQGVVSFRTLTPAETGFDSPDPAMGISVGDLDNDGLLDIIVARYDLNAFVGILVVPIYGSQPNEIWRCTGVVGGIPQYQKVPGAGGAEGTLQQGSSPETQDQTFIPGSFVAHPTDVDADGRLDLLYAHDVPGGIDYYHNDGNLTFSIRQMDTLNQHGGWMGIANGDYDADGDVDYFVTNTGCDFYQIFPDGTIAETQVTPNGTFFHKLLRNNGGTLEDVAAGTPVIPSAVLPPDNRFGGTGLQATEFGFGATWIDADNRGALDLYWTGDLITYLQRGLVLSAHGVGRFLEFRDGSFADQTAERGLFNIQPDRTVQFDEQDAGKAVVACDLNGDGFRDLVVTNSTLFGGLDPMNRVFLNPGLPGNHWLTVRLRGTTSNGFGVGARVMATAGGRTRAAEVLTSTSAFCGQQPEAHFGLGVLMSVDELRVTWPSGKTSVLNGVAVDQVLLVTEP from the coding sequence GTGAAGCTGCAAATTTCCGGCCGTTCACGGGGTGTTCGGCGCGGCCTCATGTTCGCGCTATTGGGTGTCCTGACCGCAACAGCCTGTCAAGGCACATCGCAATGCGGCGGCGCGCCCATGGGGATGAACCCTTCGGCGTTCCTGGGGCCCAAGGCGTTCATTGACAAATCGCCCGCCCTGGGCGAGGCACTTCGCTCGAAGGGCTGGGGCGGGCTCGCCGCCTTCGACTACGACAACGACGGCGACATCGATCTGCTGATCACCAATGGTCAGGGATTCGCCAACCGATTGCTGAAAAACGACGGCCAGGCAAACTTCACGGACGTAACCGACGAGGCCGGCGTCGCCCTCTCGACGGACAACTGCGTGGCCTGCGGTGTCGGGGATTTGAACAACGACGGCTGGCTGGACCTTCTGGTGACGCGCCAGCGCTATCAAATGCCGCCCGAAACCGCCGCCGGCGCACTTCTCCTCCTCAACAATGGCGCCAACGCCCAGGGCGTGGTCAGTTTTCGCACGCTAACTCCGGCGGAGACAGGTTTTGACAGCCCCGACCCGGCGATGGGCATCAGCGTCGGAGATCTCGACAACGACGGTCTGCTCGACATCATCGTCGCCCGCTACGATCTGAATGCTTTCGTCGGCATCTTGGTAGTTCCGATCTACGGATCGCAGCCGAACGAAATCTGGCGCTGCACGGGCGTGGTCGGCGGGATTCCACAATACCAGAAGGTGCCCGGCGCGGGCGGTGCGGAGGGGACCCTGCAACAGGGTTCCTCGCCGGAGACCCAGGACCAGACATTTATTCCCGGCAGCTTCGTCGCTCACCCGACTGACGTGGACGCCGATGGACGATTGGACCTCCTCTACGCACACGATGTGCCGGGCGGGATCGATTACTACCACAACGACGGCAATCTCACTTTTTCCATCCGACAAATGGACACGCTCAATCAGCACGGCGGGTGGATGGGTATCGCCAATGGCGATTACGACGCCGACGGCGATGTGGATTACTTCGTAACGAACACCGGCTGCGACTTCTATCAGATTTTCCCCGACGGCACGATTGCTGAGACGCAGGTCACGCCCAACGGGACGTTTTTCCACAAGCTTCTGCGCAATAACGGTGGAACGCTTGAAGACGTCGCAGCGGGAACCCCCGTAATTCCGTCCGCAGTACTGCCCCCGGATAACCGCTTCGGAGGAACCGGTCTCCAGGCGACCGAATTCGGATTCGGGGCGACCTGGATCGACGCGGACAATCGCGGCGCGCTGGATTTGTATTGGACCGGCGACCTGATCACGTACCTGCAACGCGGGCTGGTCCTCAGTGCCCACGGCGTCGGCCGATTCCTGGAGTTCCGCGACGGCTCGTTCGCCGATCAAACCGCGGAGCGCGGGCTCTTTAACATCCAGCCTGACCGGACGGTCCAGTTCGACGAGCAGGACGCGGGCAAGGCGGTGGTCGCGTGCGATCTGAATGGTGATGGGTTTCGCGACCTGGTGGTGACCAATTCGACGTTGTTCGGCGGGCTAGACCCGATGAATCGCGTCTTTCTCAACCCGGGGCTGCCCGGCAATCACTGGCTGACGGTCCGGCTGCGCGGGACAACGAGCAACGGGTTCGGCGTCGGAGCGCGGGTAATGGCGACGGCCGGCGGTCGAACGCGGGCCGCGGAGGTCTTGACCAGTACATCAGCATTCTGCGGTCAGCAACCAGAGGCGCACTTCGGGCTGGGGGTACTGATGAGCGTCGATGAACTTCGCGTCACGTGGCCGTCGGGTAAGACGAGCGTGCTGAACGGCGTCGCAGTGGATCAGGTACTGCTTGTCACGGAGCCATAG
- a CDS encoding di-heme oxidoredictase family protein, with protein sequence MKRRFLKFRFQLLSVFLLTAAILPGCMGSCFPFFPGEGDGPIAPGVTGKLGDPMPSLTPEQLETFARGKEVLNKRFNLSDGLGPAFNVTSCGACHEKPVAGGSAALYRNFFIGAQIKPDGTFAFSESQGMAGGVLRVFNHNPSLPARPPVPDTTTIFAQRNAIPMFGVGLMAEITDEEILSRADPDDANGDGISGRPNHDRGFVGRFGLKCQTVSIEAFIRGPLFNHLGVTTNPLSNERRAQLPVDSSGRQKLIDAHRAAPTSDPKFGPHDQAAAADGPNSDMDGVPDPEMTEQELFDLVSFSMMLAAPEFEPLTFQTNHGRELFHAIGCALCHVPRLEGPRGPVPIFSDLLIHDMGPELADGIVMKEASGSEFRTQPLWGISAEGPFLHDGRAATINDAILHHGGEAKPARDAFDALPQQDKTDILEFLLSLGGRSQTSPGLLPPDEPIPDVAQYGGPFRALTAEELERYRRGRAVFDRDFSFVEGAGGLAGPDSVGRFNGDSCRACHVDPVIGGAGPRDVNVMRHGKLDMGGNFSPPSSTPNTILHKEIRLGHPIIEATSDINCFEMRQTPHNFGLGLIDAITEDTIRSHEDPTDTNSDGISGRAHILPNDGRLGRFGWKADVPSIVEFVRDAMMAEIGVTIGAQPNLTFGRTDDTDGVPDPELPLQDAEDLAFFMTMMAGPPRQPFANPAQVAAGEAVFASVGCTKCHIPSLPSALGDVPLFSDLLLHDILPGGTPGIVSGNATQTEFRTAPLWGLSQTAPYFHNGAADSIDQAIRLHNGEAAAIRQAYDALPAEDKAALLAFLDTL encoded by the coding sequence ATGAAACGACGATTCCTAAAGTTCCGATTCCAACTCCTTTCAGTCTTCCTTTTGACGGCCGCCATCCTTCCCGGCTGCATGGGGTCTTGCTTCCCCTTCTTCCCCGGAGAAGGGGACGGACCGATCGCCCCGGGTGTAACCGGCAAGCTCGGCGATCCGATGCCCTCGCTCACGCCGGAACAGTTGGAGACGTTCGCGCGGGGCAAGGAGGTGCTGAACAAGCGCTTCAACCTAAGCGATGGCCTGGGACCGGCATTCAATGTCACGTCCTGCGGGGCCTGCCACGAGAAGCCCGTCGCCGGCGGCAGCGCTGCCCTTTATCGAAACTTCTTTATCGGCGCGCAGATCAAGCCCGATGGCACTTTTGCCTTCAGTGAGTCCCAGGGCATGGCCGGCGGCGTACTGCGCGTGTTTAACCACAATCCGAGCCTGCCCGCGCGGCCGCCCGTTCCGGATACGACCACGATCTTCGCCCAGCGCAACGCCATCCCCATGTTCGGCGTCGGCCTGATGGCCGAAATTACCGACGAGGAAATTCTCTCCCGCGCCGATCCCGACGACGCCAATGGCGACGGCATCAGCGGCCGGCCCAACCATGACCGGGGATTTGTCGGTCGGTTTGGGCTGAAGTGCCAGACCGTCTCCATCGAGGCGTTCATCCGCGGGCCACTGTTCAACCACCTGGGTGTTACCACCAATCCGCTGTCCAACGAACGGCGTGCGCAGTTGCCGGTGGACAGTTCCGGGCGGCAGAAGCTGATCGATGCCCACCGCGCCGCGCCGACGAGCGATCCGAAATTCGGGCCTCATGATCAGGCCGCCGCGGCGGACGGGCCCAATTCGGATATGGACGGCGTTCCCGATCCGGAGATGACCGAGCAGGAGCTTTTCGACCTGGTGAGCTTCTCGATGATGCTCGCCGCGCCGGAGTTCGAACCTCTGACGTTCCAGACCAATCACGGTCGCGAGCTGTTCCATGCGATCGGGTGCGCCCTTTGCCACGTCCCGCGCTTGGAGGGACCGCGCGGGCCCGTGCCGATCTTCAGCGATCTCCTGATTCACGACATGGGTCCGGAGTTGGCGGATGGAATCGTGATGAAGGAAGCCTCCGGCTCCGAGTTTCGGACGCAGCCGCTCTGGGGGATTTCGGCGGAAGGACCGTTTCTGCACGACGGCCGGGCGGCGACGATTAACGACGCCATTTTGCACCACGGCGGCGAGGCGAAGCCGGCGCGCGACGCCTTTGACGCGCTGCCGCAACAGGACAAAACGGATATCCTCGAGTTCCTGCTCTCACTGGGCGGTCGCAGCCAGACTTCGCCCGGATTGCTTCCGCCCGACGAGCCGATCCCGGACGTCGCGCAATACGGCGGGCCCTTTCGGGCGCTGACGGCGGAAGAGTTGGAACGGTATCGCCGGGGCCGCGCCGTCTTCGATCGCGATTTCAGTTTTGTGGAAGGCGCCGGCGGCCTGGCCGGGCCGGACAGTGTCGGCCGTTTCAACGGCGATAGCTGCCGGGCGTGCCATGTCGATCCCGTGATCGGTGGCGCGGGTCCGCGCGACGTCAACGTGATGCGCCACGGAAAGCTCGACATGGGCGGGAACTTCTCCCCGCCAAGCAGTACACCCAATACGATCCTGCACAAGGAAATCCGCCTCGGTCATCCGATCATCGAGGCGACGTCGGACATCAACTGCTTCGAAATGCGCCAGACGCCGCACAATTTCGGCCTTGGCCTGATCGACGCCATCACCGAAGACACGATTCGCTCTCATGAAGATCCGACGGATACCAATTCCGACGGAATCAGCGGTCGTGCCCACATTCTCCCCAACGACGGACGGCTCGGCCGCTTCGGCTGGAAGGCGGATGTGCCCAGCATCGTTGAATTCGTCCGCGACGCGATGATGGCGGAGATCGGCGTGACCATTGGGGCGCAGCCGAATCTGACGTTCGGCCGCACCGACGACACCGACGGAGTCCCCGATCCGGAGCTACCGTTACAGGATGCCGAAGACCTGGCTTTCTTCATGACGATGATGGCGGGACCACCGCGACAACCCTTCGCGAATCCCGCGCAGGTCGCGGCGGGCGAGGCGGTCTTCGCTTCCGTTGGATGCACCAAGTGCCACATTCCGTCGTTGCCCAGCGCCCTGGGTGATGTCCCGCTCTTCTCCGACTTGTTGTTGCACGACATCCTCCCGGGCGGCACACCGGGAATTGTGAGCGGGAATGCGACGCAAACTGAATTTCGGACGGCGCCCCTCTGGGGCCTGAGCCAGACGGCGCCCTATTTCCACAATGGCGCGGCGGATTCCATCGATCAGGCAATTCGCCTGCACAACGGCGAGGCGGCCGCCATCCGGCAGGCGTACGATGCGCTTCCTGCCGAGGATAAGGCGGCATTGCTCGCTTTCCTCGATACGCTGTAA